The proteins below come from a single Candidatus Zixiibacteriota bacterium genomic window:
- a CDS encoding TonB-dependent receptor → MYIPDIGISIMRTYKVCVVSICLLSFFSMAVCAGEVSDINELDFDGLLDDIVFSASRHAETLEESPANVFIITKEMIDNFGFLDIGEALSVVPGLYITDDYSLSQIGVRGISAFGAWNSHVMVLVNGRPITEQYAGTNSIDLPGVDIGDIERIEVIKGPSSSIYGSNAFFGIVNLITHQATDDELSLRSSYYSEMGQRSGSYRLFHRVNNDFQITSFGTIFDRKGNRLYFEEFSDLSDGTLLSLDDDGYNQFYLDSTDFTGGYADQKNRMEKYFSHHQINWKKFYATLHFSKMITRLAHSAWGSLFAKEDNHYREKRNYFDVGYSNALSEKVEIDARFFYNYYEWSDHILYNYAEWEVSPIYLPGPIWADYEFNEWYGGDVRIHLNLSEKNNIHLGGDFQLHKIWHSSGETDAGGERVLSNVIPSENQRNDGQIFNIFVQNDYKFSDKLKTVAGLHFNYYSYTTAGITPKAAIIYKPEKNANLKFIVSRGFRSPSFYEITYTDEEYYAPNPDLEPENITSFELIASYDFPYGVSFEIAGNHSRMADLILQSYLDISDPNHPGEDFVDGTLQFRNSGKLHSNSIELSFKRNPIYRLSGFGNITYQKLDNSSGSEDGVAYNSPRWLGNLGVTYQVLPRKINLSSRIRYISTRALWDGTWLKSNTLVDVNIYAPKLFGQTSFTLGVKNLFDEEYREPMAYDYYPTASIVRPGRSIYLKLSTALNW, encoded by the coding sequence ATTAGCATAATGCGGACGTATAAGGTCTGTGTTGTATCTATTTGCCTATTATCGTTTTTTTCGATGGCTGTTTGTGCCGGAGAGGTATCTGACATTAACGAGTTGGATTTTGATGGACTGTTGGATGATATCGTTTTTTCTGCGTCAAGGCATGCTGAAACCCTTGAAGAATCTCCGGCCAATGTATTTATCATCACCAAGGAGATGATAGATAATTTCGGATTTTTAGATATAGGTGAGGCTCTATCGGTAGTACCCGGTTTGTATATCACCGATGATTATTCTCTTTCACAAATCGGGGTACGAGGCATTTCCGCTTTTGGCGCTTGGAATTCACATGTAATGGTACTGGTCAATGGGCGGCCGATAACAGAACAATATGCCGGAACGAATAGTATTGATTTACCGGGCGTTGATATCGGAGATATCGAACGAATTGAAGTTATCAAAGGTCCGTCGTCTTCTATTTACGGCAGTAACGCATTCTTTGGTATTGTGAATTTAATTACGCATCAGGCTACCGATGATGAGTTGTCGCTTCGAAGTTCGTATTATTCTGAAATGGGACAAAGAAGCGGAAGTTATCGTCTATTTCACAGAGTAAATAATGATTTTCAGATTACTTCATTCGGGACGATTTTTGATCGAAAGGGCAATAGGCTGTATTTTGAGGAATTCAGTGATTTAAGCGACGGAACGCTTCTGAGCCTTGATGATGACGGGTACAATCAATTCTACCTGGACTCGACTGATTTTACGGGCGGCTATGCGGATCAGAAGAACCGAATGGAAAAATATTTTTCGCATCACCAGATAAACTGGAAGAAGTTTTACGCAACATTACACTTCTCCAAAATGATAACCCGATTGGCTCATTCGGCATGGGGGTCGTTATTCGCCAAGGAGGATAATCATTATCGGGAAAAGAGGAATTATTTTGATGTCGGGTACAGTAACGCTCTTTCTGAAAAAGTTGAAATTGATGCCCGGTTTTTCTACAATTATTATGAATGGTCCGATCATATCCTGTATAATTATGCCGAGTGGGAGGTGTCGCCTATTTATTTGCCGGGGCCAATCTGGGCTGATTATGAATTCAATGAATGGTATGGTGGGGATGTAAGAATTCACCTTAATCTAAGTGAAAAGAATAACATTCATTTGGGGGGCGATTTTCAGCTTCATAAAATATGGCACAGTTCCGGGGAAACCGATGCGGGTGGAGAAAGGGTTTTATCAAACGTTATCCCTTCTGAAAACCAAAGAAATGATGGGCAAATATTTAATATTTTTGTTCAGAATGATTACAAATTTTCGGATAAGTTGAAAACCGTGGCCGGCTTACATTTTAATTACTATTCATATACAACCGCAGGTATAACGCCCAAAGCGGCGATTATTTATAAGCCTGAAAAAAACGCGAATCTGAAGTTTATTGTCAGCCGCGGTTTTCGTTCACCGTCATTTTATGAAATAACATATACAGATGAGGAGTATTACGCTCCGAATCCCGATCTGGAACCGGAAAATATTACCAGTTTTGAATTGATTGCATCTTATGACTTTCCTTATGGAGTTTCGTTTGAAATAGCGGGTAACCACAGCCGTATGGCTGATTTAATTCTTCAATCATATCTTGATATTTCCGACCCAAATCATCCGGGCGAGGATTTTGTTGATGGAACTTTACAATTCCGCAATAGCGGAAAACTGCATTCCAATAGTATTGAATTGAGTTTCAAAAGGAATCCGATTTACCGTCTAAGCGGTTTTGGGAATATTACGTATCAAAAGCTTGACAATTCCTCCGGAAGCGAAGATGGTGTCGCCTATAATTCGCCTCGGTGGTTGGGGAATTTGGGAGTAACATACCAAGTCCTTCCGCGAAAAATAAATTTATCATCGCGCATAAGATATATATCGACCAGGGCACTATGGGATGGTACCTGGCTGAAGAGTAATACCTTAGTTGACGTTAATATTTATGCTCCGAAATTATTCGGTCAAACCAGCTTTACCCTGGGAGTAAAGAACTTATTTGACGAAGAATATCGTGAGCCGATGGCTTATGATTATTATCCAACGGCAAGTATTGTACGTCCGGGGCGATCCATATATTTAAAATTATCTACCGCGCTGAATTGGTAG
- a CDS encoding YfiR/HmsC family protein — protein MDPKLSLPLFLKIITCDFNFNSDKFENVHIRILYDKGNADAYEEYQIACDFMSRNSDLKIEGLDIIFEGVNFFSPDSILNGYDSQNYNVLIIAGNNENGLEELLDKLSESNIRTFSFNPELISNGIAVSVKAQEKKNSIIVNLDAAQSEGSKFGAHLLKMCSIYEGAR, from the coding sequence GTGGATCCAAAGCTGAGCCTGCCTCTATTTTTAAAAATTATCACATGTGACTTCAATTTTAATTCTGATAAATTTGAAAACGTCCATATCCGGATATTGTATGATAAAGGCAACGCGGATGCTTATGAGGAATACCAAATTGCCTGTGATTTCATGTCTCGAAATTCAGATTTAAAAATAGAAGGATTGGATATTATTTTTGAAGGCGTTAACTTTTTCTCACCTGATTCAATTCTTAATGGTTATGACAGCCAAAATTACAATGTATTAATTATTGCCGGGAATAATGAGAATGGTCTGGAAGAACTTTTAGACAAATTGTCAGAGAGTAATATTCGCACGTTTTCGTTTAATCCCGAGTTAATCAGTAACGGTATCGCTGTCAGCGTTAAGGCTCAAGAAAAGAAGAATTCAATTATTGTCAATTTGGATGCGGCTCAATCAGAGGGGAGTAAATTTGGAGCTCATTTGCTTAAAATGTGCAGCATTTATGAAGGGGCCAGATAG
- a CDS encoding PAS domain S-box protein, with amino-acid sequence MMNLTLRTKIIALVVSIVTVSLSFLIILTYVHLSDRLHQNLEEKAISISAMVSKNVGPGLDFQDSIYVAEIASGVFEDQDVRAVVIYDDNDDHYYSHISDTNLIRLAQGCNHPDTPAIEHDNEYCIIKYPITYKNAKVGCLWLAITGENMMGKVASSFLFIIGGAFIILTLSFFIGFGISSKIVKPIKIFEKAACLISSGNMRTQIELNELDKDFMPLGMAFNDMQGVLGKAFDDLNKSRDLLEYQVKERTKELTSELLERKRAEEELSKSKQKLMLHVQQTPLGVIEWDLDFCVTEWNKSAETIFGYSREEAIGCHPKDIILPEYEIPQLDTIWENLLGQKGGNRSTNDNSHKDGRILKCEWYNTPLVNEDGDVIGIASLVQDVTEQHRTLTALKEGEELLRATLESTADGILVVNNKGSVTHANTRFADMWHIPPDLFESRDDEKLLTHVLEQLENPDEFLTKVQELYKSDLEAKDTIGFKDGRVFERFTCPLVQDAMVTGRVWSFRDITDKKREEEQRQRLQEQLERAERMESLGILAGGVAHDLNNMLGPVVGYAELILAGLDEESKVGKRVKKIGKSAQDAANVIQDLLTLARRGRYELTAININEVIESYQDSPSYLKLCQTNPNVNIDLNLDPDLPNINGSSPHLLKAVMNLIVNAFDAMPEGGGLTISSGKENIDVLIDGYKVEEPGEYIVVCVSDTGMGIAEEDIGKIFEPYYSKKKMGTSGSGLGLSVVYGVVKDHGGYYDIVSRIGKGTKFILYFPVTDEPTENKYEADMNISGTETVLIVDDVEEQRDIAGEMLSSLGYKVATAENGTEAISILKGRKFDIIIIDMIMEKNLDGLDTYRKILEIKQGQKAIIVSGYSATERVTEMQKLGAGKYVKKPYSRKAIGMALRNELDKKSESIKV; translated from the coding sequence ATGATGAATCTGACGCTCAGGACAAAAATAATCGCATTGGTCGTATCAATAGTTACGGTTTCTCTCTCATTTTTGATAATACTGACATATGTTCACCTCTCTGATCGATTGCATCAAAATTTGGAAGAAAAGGCAATAAGTATATCCGCTATGGTATCGAAGAATGTCGGTCCCGGTTTGGATTTTCAGGACAGCATTTATGTCGCGGAAATCGCTTCGGGAGTTTTTGAAGATCAGGATGTTAGAGCTGTTGTTATTTATGACGATAATGATGACCATTATTACTCCCACATAAGCGATACAAATTTAATCCGGCTGGCTCAAGGATGTAATCATCCAGATACGCCTGCAATTGAGCATGATAACGAATATTGCATTATCAAGTATCCGATTACTTATAAAAACGCCAAAGTAGGGTGTCTATGGCTGGCCATAACCGGCGAAAATATGATGGGTAAGGTAGCCTCCAGCTTCCTATTCATAATTGGCGGGGCTTTCATAATACTGACTTTGTCGTTTTTTATTGGCTTTGGGATATCCTCTAAAATTGTCAAACCTATCAAAATATTTGAAAAGGCGGCCTGCTTAATTAGTTCGGGAAATATGCGGACCCAAATAGAATTGAATGAGCTTGATAAGGACTTTATGCCTCTGGGAATGGCATTTAATGATATGCAGGGGGTATTAGGAAAGGCATTTGACGATTTAAATAAATCCCGTGATTTACTTGAATATCAGGTGAAGGAACGAACCAAAGAATTAACCAGCGAATTGCTGGAAAGGAAACGCGCGGAGGAAGAGTTAAGCAAATCCAAACAGAAGTTAATGCTCCATGTTCAGCAAACTCCATTGGGTGTCATTGAATGGGATTTGGATTTTTGCGTAACTGAATGGAATAAATCCGCTGAAACAATATTTGGATATAGTCGTGAGGAGGCTATCGGATGCCATCCCAAAGATATAATCCTGCCGGAATATGAAATCCCTCAATTAGACACGATCTGGGAAAACCTACTAGGCCAAAAGGGCGGTAATCGGAGTACCAATGATAATAGTCACAAAGATGGTCGAATTCTCAAATGTGAGTGGTATAATACGCCACTGGTAAATGAAGACGGCGATGTCATTGGCATTGCTTCTCTGGTACAGGATGTTACCGAACAGCATAGAACTCTTACCGCGTTAAAGGAAGGTGAGGAATTATTACGAGCGACTCTGGAATCCACCGCAGATGGAATATTGGTAGTCAATAATAAGGGTAGTGTTACGCATGCCAACACCCGCTTCGCTGATATGTGGCATATACCGCCTGATCTATTTGAGAGCCGCGATGATGAAAAACTTTTAACTCATGTATTGGAACAATTAGAGAATCCTGATGAATTCCTTACTAAGGTACAGGAATTATATAAGTCCGATCTTGAGGCAAAGGACACAATTGGTTTTAAGGATGGCCGCGTCTTTGAGAGATTTACCTGTCCTTTGGTTCAGGACGCGATGGTGACCGGACGAGTCTGGAGTTTTCGCGATATAACAGACAAGAAACGTGAAGAAGAGCAACGGCAGCGTTTGCAGGAACAATTGGAACGAGCCGAGAGGATGGAATCTTTGGGTATTCTGGCCGGCGGTGTGGCACATGATTTGAATAATATGCTGGGGCCAGTGGTTGGCTACGCTGAATTGATTCTGGCCGGGCTTGACGAGGAAAGTAAAGTCGGCAAAAGAGTCAAAAAGATCGGTAAATCGGCCCAGGATGCCGCTAATGTCATTCAGGATTTGTTAACTCTGGCGCGACGCGGGCGATATGAGCTGACTGCAATCAATATCAATGAGGTCATAGAATCATATCAGGATTCTCCCAGTTACTTGAAACTATGTCAAACAAATCCAAATGTTAATATTGATTTAAATTTGGATCCGGATTTACCGAACATTAACGGATCATCGCCTCATTTATTAAAAGCTGTAATGAATTTGATTGTCAACGCTTTTGATGCCATGCCTGAAGGGGGCGGCCTTACGATTTCCTCAGGCAAAGAAAATATCGATGTATTAATTGATGGATATAAAGTTGAAGAACCGGGAGAATATATTGTTGTATGCGTTTCTGATACTGGTATGGGTATCGCCGAAGAGGATATTGGAAAAATATTCGAACCCTATTATTCTAAAAAGAAAATGGGTACCAGTGGGAGCGGCCTGGGGCTGTCGGTGGTTTATGGTGTTGTCAAAGATCACGGTGGTTATTACGATATTGTGTCCCGGATTGGGAAAGGCACTAAATTTATATTGTATTTCCCGGTTACCGATGAGCCGACGGAGAATAAATACGAAGCGGATATGAATATATCGGGGACGGAGACGGTGCTTATTGTTGATGATGTTGAGGAGCAAAGAGATATTGCCGGAGAAATGCTGTCGAGTCTGGGATATAAGGTGGCAACGGCGGAGAATGGCACCGAAGCGATAAGTATTTTGAAGGGGCGGAAATTTGATATAATCATTATCGATATGATTATGGAGAAGAATCTGGATGGGCTCGATACCTACCGCAAAATCCTTGAGATTAAGCAGGGACAAAAGGCGATAATTGTAAGTGGATATTCGGCGACCGAACGGGTAACTGAAATGCAAAAACTTGGCGCCGGAAAGTATGTCAAAAAGCCATACTCTCGTAAGGCTATAGGCATGGCTCTCAGAAACGAGCTTGATAAAAAGTCTGAATCTATAAAAGTGTAA
- a CDS encoding TonB-dependent receptor produces MDIAKLKKVSTPILLIALLFFITSGAASAGTISGQVTDKADGVALYRATVSITPVAGGKSTGTMTDENGNYEIKNLPAGAYNISISSMGYSPHTISNVTIGESETKTITASLASTFINMDAVSVSVSRRPEKIVDAPASVNVIDSKAIESRTVLTLTEHIKGATAVDVATTGLNQSNAVVRGFNNIFSGALLVLTDNRNARIPSLRFNAYNFIPTINEDIERIEIVSGPGSALYGPNAASGVMHMITKSPFSHQGTTVSIGGGERELFLGSFRHAGLAGDRIGYKLTAQYYQGLDWKHYEKAELEKPIIQNFRPTNKGPVFVGEPFENKRDFNIEKLSGEGRLDFLIGDDASLIFNGGFSRSSSIELTGLGAGQAIDWIYAYGQARFRYKNLFAQTFLNTSDAGDTYLLQTGQLIIDKSKVWAGQIQHRYTPQDKLSFTYGFDALLTRPNTEATINGRNEDDDKINEFGGYFQGEYKIDPKLKLLGAIRIDDHNRLKDLVVSPRAALAYKPTKNHSLRVTYNRAFSTPDNNNLFLDILSLADMGGMGERFAPALNGYNPGIDVRVQGVPETGFHWRFDDNGNPQFRSTFTPIAQLNSVPIPADGFISLNDPIFTAFMWSVGRDAVIGGFKADLASAGYDSATIAFLENSIETLVPGMIAGVGNRLMTLNMDTGELDASNVDAIADIDRLEPTITQTIELGYNGLIGDRLKFGVDLYRTDKENFIGPLTVETPNVFLDPVALQSFLTNQIGSNISTNPADSAALDFLDANGNGPIDELITMFLTTPAGIPFGTITPDEAFDPTAILITYRNFGDINFYGADFSLAYHLNQNWDFGGTFSYISRNFFEKKEGQVHDIHLNAPKYKGSAYIQYQYPKYKLSANLRYRYVDAFDMASPFFGSYVSTYHLLDFNAGIDFMHDTHLALTIQNVLDNMHSEFVGAPELGRLTIVRLTQSF; encoded by the coding sequence ATGGATATCGCTAAACTTAAAAAGGTTTCGACTCCGATTCTGCTTATTGCGCTGTTATTCTTTATTACATCCGGCGCAGCATCAGCAGGAACCATTTCGGGTCAGGTTACCGATAAGGCGGACGGAGTCGCCTTATACCGGGCCACCGTTTCCATTACCCCGGTCGCCGGCGGAAAATCTACCGGAACCATGACGGACGAAAACGGCAATTATGAAATTAAAAATCTTCCTGCCGGCGCATATAACATCTCTATATCATCAATGGGATATTCTCCGCATACCATTTCAAATGTAACGATTGGCGAATCCGAAACAAAAACGATAACAGCCAGTCTGGCTTCGACCTTTATTAATATGGATGCTGTCTCTGTCAGTGTATCCCGTCGCCCCGAAAAGATTGTCGATGCTCCCGCCTCTGTTAATGTCATCGACTCCAAAGCCATCGAATCCCGTACGGTTTTGACCCTTACGGAACATATTAAAGGAGCAACCGCCGTTGATGTCGCCACCACCGGTCTAAACCAATCCAATGCCGTCGTTCGCGGTTTCAATAATATCTTTTCCGGAGCTCTTTTGGTCTTAACCGACAACCGTAATGCCCGCATTCCTTCGCTGCGTTTTAACGCCTACAATTTTATCCCCACGATTAATGAAGATATCGAACGCATTGAAATTGTCTCCGGCCCGGGCTCAGCGCTATACGGTCCCAATGCCGCCTCTGGCGTCATGCACATGATCACCAAATCGCCATTTTCGCATCAGGGTACAACCGTAAGCATCGGCGGTGGTGAACGCGAACTATTTTTGGGATCTTTCCGCCATGCCGGTTTGGCGGGCGACCGCATCGGATATAAACTGACCGCTCAATACTATCAGGGTCTGGATTGGAAGCATTACGAAAAAGCCGAATTGGAAAAACCGATAATCCAAAACTTCCGTCCTACCAACAAAGGTCCTGTTTTTGTAGGTGAACCATTCGAAAACAAACGGGATTTCAATATTGAAAAATTGTCGGGTGAGGGCCGACTGGATTTCCTGATTGGTGATGACGCTTCCCTGATTTTCAACGGAGGCTTCAGCCGTTCAAGTAGTATCGAGCTAACCGGACTTGGCGCCGGCCAGGCTATCGACTGGATTTATGCCTATGGCCAGGCTCGCTTCAGATATAAAAATCTATTCGCTCAGACTTTTCTTAATACCAGCGATGCCGGTGACACTTATCTACTTCAGACCGGGCAATTAATTATTGACAAATCCAAAGTCTGGGCCGGACAGATACAGCACCGCTATACCCCTCAGGATAAACTATCTTTTACCTACGGATTTGACGCCCTCTTAACCCGTCCCAACACTGAGGCAACCATTAATGGCAGAAACGAAGACGATGATAAAATCAATGAATTCGGCGGATACTTTCAGGGCGAATATAAAATCGATCCCAAATTAAAACTCCTCGGCGCTATTCGCATCGACGACCATAACCGATTAAAAGACCTGGTAGTCTCTCCCCGCGCCGCCCTCGCTTATAAGCCAACCAAAAACCATAGTCTCAGGGTAACTTACAACCGCGCCTTCAGCACCCCTGATAATAATAACTTGTTTCTCGATATTCTATCCCTGGCCGATATGGGTGGCATGGGTGAAAGATTTGCCCCTGCGCTTAATGGATATAATCCGGGTATTGACGTACGGGTTCAGGGCGTTCCTGAGACAGGATTCCACTGGCGCTTTGATGATAATGGGAATCCGCAATTTCGCTCGACATTCACGCCAATAGCACAACTCAATAGCGTGCCTATTCCAGCAGACGGATTCATAAGTCTTAATGACCCCATCTTTACAGCATTCATGTGGAGTGTTGGTCGAGATGCAGTAATTGGTGGATTTAAGGCTGATTTAGCATCCGCGGGATATGACTCTGCGACAATCGCTTTTTTGGAAAACTCTATTGAGACATTAGTTCCAGGTATGATTGCTGGCGTTGGAAATCGACTAATGACGCTTAACATGGATACCGGCGAACTTGATGCATCGAATGTCGATGCTATTGCAGATATTGATAGGCTTGAGCCAACTATTACTCAAACTATAGAGCTTGGATATAACGGCCTTATTGGTGATCGCCTAAAATTCGGAGTTGATTTATACCGAACCGATAAAGAAAACTTTATCGGCCCACTAACCGTTGAAACACCCAACGTATTTTTGGACCCAGTAGCTCTGCAATCATTTCTAACCAATCAGATTGGATCCAATATTTCTACTAATCCGGCAGATTCAGCAGCCTTGGATTTTCTTGATGCGAATGGAAACGGTCCAATTGATGAATTGATAACTATGTTTCTTACCACCCCCGCTGGTATACCTTTCGGCACCATCACTCCCGATGAAGCCTTCGATCCAACGGCGATATTGATTACCTACCGCAATTTTGGCGATATCAATTTCTACGGCGCCGATTTCTCATTAGCTTATCACCTCAATCAGAATTGGGATTTCGGCGGAACCTTTTCCTATATATCCAGGAATTTCTTCGAAAAGAAGGAGGGACAGGTTCACGATATTCATCTGAACGCCCCCAAATATAAAGGCTCTGCCTATATTCAATATCAATATCCCAAATACAAGCTAAGCGCGAATTTGAGGTATCGTTATGTTGATGCCTTCGATATGGCCAGCCCGTTTTTCGGTTCGTATGTTAGTACCTATCACCTGCTTGATTTCAATGCCGGCATAGATTTCATGCATGATACGCATCTGGCTTTGACTATTCAGAATGTCCTTGATAATATGCATTCGGAATTTGTCGGCGCTCCCGAACTGGGCCGTTTGACTATTGTTAGACTGACACAGTCTTTCTGA
- a CDS encoding sodium:solute symporter family protein, whose translation MIYFWVIIAYLLILIGVGAYRSKYVKSQDDFMVAGRRLSSKVLIGTLLATWIGSGSIIAGAGLAYDNGMPALWFNAGVWVALIILYFIAGRVRAFAQYTVPDILEARYNKWARVLGTIVTIIAYTAIVSYQFRAGGMVLNLVTGISVDQGIIITALFVIGYTVLAGMISVAYTDVVNGIIMVVGFFVALPFFLDNAGGWSGVMARLPETHFEPLGKLTLFEALAYSLPTMLLLLGESGMYQRFFSARNENTAKRAVIGWIIGTIIVETLIVVLAIIGSALFTDIESEMVILHSVRFGLPLLIGCLCLAAIVAVIVSTADSFLLVPATNVMRDIYQRFINPDISQKQMVLYLRIVVVLLGVIAFVQVRYFTKILEMAIYAYTMYGVGITPALLGAFFWKRATAAGGVSSIASGMLVTLIWEFGNQPFDIPTVYPALGISLFCLIIGSLITEKPSAEKWKPFYSK comes from the coding sequence ATGATCTATTTTTGGGTTATAATTGCCTATTTGCTAATTTTAATCGGAGTCGGCGCTTATCGCAGTAAATATGTAAAATCACAGGATGATTTTATGGTAGCGGGGCGCAGGCTGTCTTCGAAAGTTCTGATAGGGACGCTTCTGGCAACCTGGATTGGTTCCGGTTCTATTATTGCCGGTGCGGGATTGGCGTATGATAACGGTATGCCGGCGCTTTGGTTTAACGCCGGAGTTTGGGTCGCATTGATCATCCTTTATTTCATTGCCGGACGGGTGCGGGCTTTCGCGCAATACACGGTGCCGGACATTCTGGAAGCACGCTATAACAAATGGGCACGGGTGTTGGGAACGATTGTGACGATTATCGCATATACGGCAATCGTCAGTTATCAGTTTCGGGCCGGTGGAATGGTGTTGAATCTGGTAACAGGAATATCGGTGGACCAGGGGATAATCATTACGGCTCTGTTTGTAATCGGCTACACTGTCCTGGCCGGAATGATATCGGTCGCCTATACCGATGTCGTCAACGGCATAATCATGGTTGTCGGGTTTTTCGTCGCACTACCTTTTTTCCTTGATAACGCCGGAGGATGGAGCGGGGTGATGGCACGTTTGCCGGAGACTCATTTTGAGCCTCTGGGAAAACTGACTTTATTCGAGGCACTGGCTTATTCGCTCCCGACAATGTTATTACTCCTGGGTGAATCGGGTATGTATCAAAGGTTTTTTTCGGCTCGTAATGAAAATACGGCCAAAAGAGCTGTTATTGGATGGATTATCGGAACGATTATCGTCGAGACGCTAATTGTAGTATTGGCCATAATAGGAAGCGCGCTGTTTACCGATATCGAATCGGAAATGGTAATATTGCATTCGGTGCGATTTGGTTTGCCGCTATTAATCGGATGCTTATGCCTGGCGGCGATAGTCGCCGTTATTGTATCGACGGCAGATTCGTTTTTGCTTGTGCCGGCGACGAACGTGATGCGGGACATATATCAACGATTTATTAATCCTGATATATCTCAAAAGCAAATGGTCTTATATCTGCGTATAGTTGTCGTGTTATTGGGAGTGATCGCTTTTGTGCAGGTTAGATATTTTACAAAAATTTTGGAGATGGCGATTTACGCTTACACTATGTACGGTGTGGGTATCACACCGGCGTTACTGGGGGCGTTTTTCTGGAAGCGGGCTACGGCCGCGGGGGGAGTGAGTTCTATCGCATCCGGTATGCTGGTAACCCTAATCTGGGAATTTGGAAATCAGCCGTTCGATATTCCAACGGTTTATCCGGCACTGGGTATTTCTCTTTTTTGTTTGATTATCGGGAGCCTGATTACGGAAAAACCATCGGCTGAAAAATGGAAACCATTTTATAGTAAATGA